From Pseudovibrio sp. Tun.PSC04-5.I4, a single genomic window includes:
- a CDS encoding class I SAM-dependent methyltransferase produces the protein MQDIAKFWDKQAPGYVARPMKDTASYERAMERVRSYLSQDQEVLEMGCGSGSTALLISPFVKHITASDISLKMIEFGREKAQKDGVENVSFVHSPAQGNSLQGKTYDVVMAFNLIHLIKDATGTIKQTHSLLKPGGLFISKTPCLGDAAFYWRWLINVARFVGYAPYVKYFKQRELARSIETAGFTIIETGNYPASPMGRFIVARKD, from the coding sequence ATGCAAGATATAGCGAAATTTTGGGACAAACAGGCGCCGGGATACGTTGCTCGGCCAATGAAGGACACAGCATCTTATGAGAGGGCTATGGAGCGGGTGCGATCTTATCTTTCTCAAGATCAGGAGGTATTGGAAATGGGGTGTGGCAGTGGCTCCACAGCGCTTTTGATCTCGCCTTTTGTCAAGCATATTACGGCCAGCGATATTTCGCTGAAGATGATTGAGTTCGGACGCGAAAAAGCGCAGAAGGACGGCGTCGAGAACGTGAGTTTTGTCCATTCGCCAGCTCAGGGCAATTCATTGCAAGGTAAGACATATGATGTGGTGATGGCCTTCAATCTCATCCACCTGATCAAAGATGCCACAGGTACGATTAAACAGACCCATAGTCTGCTGAAGCCGGGTGGTCTGTTTATATCAAAAACACCATGTTTGGGCGATGCCGCTTTTTACTGGCGGTGGCTCATCAACGTGGCCCGCTTTGTTGGCTACGCCCCTTACGTGAAATACTTCAAGCAACGAGAGCTGGCCCGCTCGATTGAAACTGCCGGATTTACAATTATAGAGACGGGTAACTACCCAGCCTCCCCAATGGGCCGGTTTATTGTGGCGCGGAAGGATTGA